Genomic window (Aricia agestis chromosome 7, ilAriAges1.1, whole genome shotgun sequence):
tagtccattgaaatgtaaCATGAGCtatttgcatttattagaggacgcaattttatttttgggacatgTAGGGggaatagaagcttaacctcaagtttgtggggtcgccatTTAATTTGTCCCCCGGGCGCCACCTTGAAACAACAATATTTTCGCGATATTTTGGAAACCATACTTAcgtcttacaaaaaatttgtgaaaacataatttgttataatttgttgcaaattatttaGCCTACAAAtatgttcatataatttttttacactaaattaaaaatttaaaaagttacaaGCAAGAAAGTGAgtttttttctgaaaattttctttttgttttttagctTTGTTTAAtacatttcacaaaaaaatacttcAGACCAATCTTGTAGATGATCTTTTGAGGAAAAGATACCCGGATCCCCCCCGATCGATCTCATGAAATAAATTTTCTGCAGAGGAAAAGGAAACTGTGGTAGTGTTGACACATAATAAtaacactaaagtattatcactaagttttgttccAACCTGTAGATTGCCcgtttttgtagttgcgttgtggtaccgacaaaatatcgacgtggttgcgttgacGCCAGTTGTTGCGATGTGATTACGTCGTATGGAGACATAGTTCGACTCCGGCTTTAATAGCGGAAACACGTGTTGACTAAATCCTTGAAATTCGAAGAGGAAACTTTATTATTGCTATCATTGCGTGAGCGTGGGCGGCgtgcgcgcactgtcgttgcatcgacgcaataTTGTgtttgcgatgtggtcggccgtggttgcgatgtggttggtATCACACACGcagtcgacaacgactgcaaaatgtggtatgtGTGAAcagttttattcatttacaatggctatgtggtgtggttgtggttgtccgTTGTGGTGTGGTtatggtacgtgtgggttggccctaaaagGGCTACCAGTTCGGGCAAGCAGTTTATTACAATCAGATATTATTAAGTTACCTGATAATATTTTGCCATTCCTTGTATAATAGCACAATAAGTTTCAGGTGTTTTTGGATCCATTGCTTCAAATATTTTGTCTGCTAATCCACCTAATCtgaaattatatttgtttttcaaaataaaatattgccaAACAGAAACTTTCattggtattattattatttttaacaaaaaaattaaaaccgacttccaaggtaaaaacaataatatgaactaaaaagtattaaataactcttactctttaatagtggctttttcagaattcgtctaaatctcaactatttctgtacatactacagtcttcattactttgaagtcggtaccagtcccaaaagtttcagacattctgatttctgacattactgaactcacgattaccttggaagtcggttttaagtaatttttttgttaaaaataataatttcactctttttagttttcTACAAAATAAGGCTTTATGAGTAAATAACCAATGTCCaatacgaatgttaactattcacattatgtttctgtaagcgaaattgtggtaaatgcttgcagttatctaagcgatgctgcaatttccaaacttttatctttaaaggtccaggagttctgttcagtgcctttgaaccaagagacaccttcgtatgaaatttctcttattcgtaacatatgtttaacttactagaaacaacattttaaccaataTGAGTGTtatgataaatttcaaggatttccctcgattgctcatagatcccatcatcagctcaccactttcgtaatttttatacaaaattaagattatatcctatacaataacataagaattttgaaaatcggtccacaaacagcgaaatcatcatcaaaaacatctgctttgatgcaaaatatcatgaaaagtactaataattgtgtcataatgtgatgatgcatggcataattatggttgtgatgatgatgatcaatcaaattgatgtgttggcttatgctttcagctgtttaaacaacgccgaaatcttCGAACCTTTACCTATAAgcattcaaaagttctgttcggtaccttcggatccagggtataacctggtgcgaagtattactttttggtaacgtttacctcgaatgcttcagaaaaaatcaaaatcactatatgtttccatacaaatttcaaggaatcCCCTCAATTCCtcaaggatcccatcatcagatcaccactttcgtgaacatggtaccaaattcaagttaaaccctatacaacacaaaaagaattttgaaaatcggaccacaaacggctgagtaatcgttgaacatacgaaaaaaaatacatacagccgaacgtattacctcctcctatttggaagtcggtcaaaaaatagcctatattattgtaatgtaataatttctttactacaaattacaatacaacaatagcaaacaaacagacatacgaAAATTGCAAGTTATTAATCATAATGCTCTGAATAAAGTTTACCCACTGTTTCTAATAGATAGTTTAAGGTTATATCTACAAAGTACATAATTCATACTTCCAAGTGGCAGCCTGTCTTTCTTTTGTGGCAGCCGAGAACCATCTCTCCTCAATCCATTCCATAGATACTGGTTCTTTTTCATTATAGAAACACAGAAACTGAAGAAGAGAGTTTTAGTTCATCATTCACACCCTCAACTCCACCAAGTAGGTGAAACACTTTTATAGCATCTTCTAGTAGAgcattatttattgtatatttcaAGTCCTCTTCTGTTACCTGTTAAAATCActttatttaatacaataaagtttgttttattatttgaatttctTTATTCTTTATACACAAAATAAGCAAATACACATTTACAAGTTTCACATAAATGTGCCATACACTTTGAGAGATTTCTTCCAGCAAAACCTTAAATATTGACATTGGACATAACATAGGGCTATATGTACATTAGTAGTGTACATTTCTGTAGTGCAGCGTTTCCAAAATTGGGCAATAACACCCCCTTGTGGgtgctgaaggtctgaagggatTGGTGTGGGTCCCGGAAAAAAATATGGGCGTTGTGTaaaggcttgggggtgatttatttcatcaggatgtattttaaattaaaacaatgggggcgctaaaatataatttgttcttaaagtggatagacaaaataagtttgggaacttATGGTGTACGCGATTCCGCGATTAGAATAACCATACACGGTTATTCcctttttaacgggcaaaacaCACAAGCAATCCAGCATCTGTCAAGACGTAGCAACACAGAAGGGCTGGCAACACTGGACTTCCTTCGACTTAGTTATCTGTGCTTcaacttgacagttgacacttccTTCAATGAAACCACCTCGGCTGGGATGCAAGTTTCTTTTATTCAACGTAATAACCCTTTTTATATTAtcttctattattatatatatttttacatctgtACGTCGAATACAGTCCACAAGTTATTAACATGTGGTGTAGTGTAACACTACAGACACACTACAGACAGATATGAATTTGTATAAAATGAGTATGTACTTACTTTACTTTCATCATTGTATATGGGTCTAGGAGCATACATGTCTATTTGAGGATCTGCATTGTAGTATTCTGTTTTCATTTTCATTGGCGGGTCCCATTCTCTTGTAGTGAACAGTTCTGCGTGTTCATCTCTTACCCATGCTGCTGCCTTACGACCGGCTTCGGCTGACAAAGCATATGAGCGTTTCCGGAAGTTAGACAGTGGGATAAGATATGGGTCATCATGATATCTGAAATGATAAAACAGGCATGTATTTGAAGCATTTAATTCAGCAATtagaataatattgtaaaatttctTAGGTAGGAGTTTGAATAACTTCAAAAATATAATGGTTAATCAAACtctttttttactattattaattttttactaatattaatttcaaaGTGTTTACTTGGAAGCCATTAGCTTCCAAGTAAACACTTTGAAATTATCCTAGATAACTTATTACTATTATGCTCTACcatgtattttattaatataatcaaTAACAAGAAAGTAGCCTACTTACTTATAATGAGCAGCGGTGGGGTCTGTGCCGACTGTGGAGGCTAAAGCTTGGAGTATGTCCGTCGGCCCCCGTGGTATACGAGGCGGCGGTGTTATACCATCAGAGGACTTACCAACTTGGGGTAATTTTTGTCCCTCTATAGTGGACAGTGAACGGCACAAACAAGCTAGCTTCGACTATTGCCTAAAATAAAGGTTAGattaacacaaaatattactctagtgacaaattgaacaatattataACTTACCGGTGCAATATAatgtttgaatacatttataacTTAGAATTATTATCTGTATATTTCGTTAATAACTAGAAAAATGTAAGACACAAATCCTAAGAAATATAACCTATTTTCAAAATAGTAACAATGACAACGTCAGCTGTCACTCAATAAATGTCAAATCGAATTTCAGTTACTTctttttatcaaatattaaattagGAACATTGCCAATAAAGCGGTTGTACAAGCCTAGCTTTACCGAATGACAAAaccgagttggactcgcccatgaagggttccgcagctgCAATaactttgacgtgggagagccatgcttcggcacgaatggcccggctcgaccggagaaataccacgtcctcacagaaaaccggcgtgaaacagcgcttgcgctgtgtttcgccgagtgagtgagtttaccggaagcccaatcccctaccctattcccttccctaccctccgctattcccttcccttcccatccctaccctccccttacctattaacctattccctcttaaaaggccggcaacgcacctgcagctcttctgatgctgcgagtgttcatgggcgacggaagttgctttccatcaggtgacccgtttgctcgtttgcccccttatttcataaaaaaagagctATTTGCTTACTAGTAGCATACGTAGTATCCCGAAGTAGTATGTGCTAGTAGCTATAGTAGCTAGGTACTAGTAAGCTGCTCTCCTACAGCCACGagtagatgtagtctatgaCTAGTCACTAGCTTGAAGCTAGCTACTACCTaggtttgacgacctctgtggctcagcggGTAAGCTCGTTGGCAGcatgccgggggtcgcgggttcgaatcccgccgacaacGGAACGAAACGTTTTCAAAgcgaaacttccgtcgcccatggacactcgcagcatcagaagagctgcaggtgcgttataattaaactttttaatcgggacttaacgcgacttatttaagtagtaatgctactacgagtacatactttttctcgacgtttcggccgtggtCATTTAaaatgcaggtgcgttgccggccttttaagagggaatagggtaataggggagggtagggatgggaagggacggaaagggaataggtgagggtagagatgggaagggaagagaataggggaggggattaggcctccggtaaactcactcactcggcgaaacacagcgcaagcgctgtttcacgccggtcttctgtgagaacgtggtatttctccggtcgagccggcccattcgtgccgtagcatggctctcccacgtcttatTTCACAGCTCACCTCATATTTAGTAGTACATCTCATATTTTAAAGgtttctttaaaataatataatattattttgacatGGGACTTGGGAGAGGGTGAAAAATAATATCCACTACTCCATTAAGTAagtcttacatttaagtctttACTTTGAGAAGCTACAGTAATCTCTGATCTATAATCCAAAGATTACTGGGAAGtgggaaataaaaataaatacattaattttataacttttattgtCTAAATTGAGGGGCGAATAATAACATCACTATAGTAAACAGTGAAAACCTTATACTGTGGGATCCACTTGGAACCCCTGTAACTTGGACATCCGTATCATGCACAGACACTTCAAACACTTTTGGTGTTTCACGACTGCAGTTGTAAGAAATAGAATTTACACAAACACTCTCTGTTGCACTAAAAACCATATGTCCAGGGCATCTCACAAGTCTGGCTGACACAATTTTGCTTAAATCTTGAACACAGCTGATGTAGGTGAAGCAGTTTTCGTCTAAATCGTTGACAATGTTGCCTACTCCCGAGCAGGTGTAGTTGGTGTAGCATTGGTAGGAGGTGACGTTGGTGCATTGGTTATCGATGTGGCTGTAGATGGTATTTTCTGGGCAGACGAGGTTGTAGTGGGTGATGCTGGTGGCTCCCTTCAGACACATCATGTAGCCGCGGCAGTCATCGCGGGTGTTGCTTGGAAACCTTCCGGGTTCCGTGCAAACTGCGTCACAAGCGCCTTGGTGTATGAcctgaaaattataaaataagctAATCAAAGAGGATATAACTACGTATTAGGTCCAaattaggtctaccagaatctgatggcaaaaaatggaaaaaagaaattgacgctaccaatactgggtaaattggagcaaaacgtttgatactttttttccttatagtggctgattctgtgtgtgatgcTATGATGTGAATGTTTAaggatatttgttgaaaatctCCCATCCATGAGATTTTGGTAGACCTATAACAAAGCTAATTTTGATGATTTCTGAATTAGTGGTTTACAGTTTTTTCATGtagcaaaaataaattattcgaaATGCTAAATATCTACTAGCTATAGACCTATATTGCTGCTTACTTATTTAATACAATTTTCTACAAAATAACAAATATCGGACCAAGGAGAAAGTACTAAAATAAAGGTTGTGCATGTATGTACTTCTTAAacatgaataaataatatataatacttgCCAAAAATATAAACGCAATCCCCAAAaacttcattttaatatttgatagcACTCGTTACATTGATCTCAGTCGTACTACCTAAGATGTTAAATTCATAAACCTTCCTATGTCATAAGATAACTCCACAGTAaataagtatacatattataatatctaatactTATGTATACTTGGGAATATCAAGGTAAAAGAGTGGTGACAAAAcatggaatataattaaaacgtagtacttatatatatttaggtagggaaaccttaattaatataaaaaaaatcaacaccaattctataaatctaatttaacactttaaataaaaattaaataacaaaactaaatcactaaattgctaacaaactaattaattacaaaattaaacaaaagaaaataacaaaactaataattaattacaaaataacggACACAAGCAATGGCACGTCTATCTCGCACGAATTCTCAAGGGAAAAAGAGAACGAGTCACGTGGCGAGGCAGTTTTTATACACTCTGAGAGGTAGGGGGGTGGCTAGGTGAATCAGCTTCTGGTGTTGCCGCTAACACGGCCTCTCCTGACAGTCTGACGTCCTCGTCAGGCTTCGATGATGGACCGGGTTGTTCTTGAGTAGGATCGGACTGAGCAGTTACGGCATCTGCTGAGACGTCATCATTCTCCTCTCCtggaattacataaaaatagctctaatACAGTTGTAACAACATCAAAAACTGGTCCGATTTTTATAAATGAGTAACAAGCAAAAATGGTACCGAAGTGCGCATTATATAGTCAACTACATTATTTAGCTTTCAGGCATAGGCTCCACTATTAAGCATACCCGTCAGAACTGCCGTCAATAATCATATTGCTCGGACTTCACGTCAAGGCATAGGCTCCACTATTAAGCGTACCTCCGACGGCTGTTCTGGCATAGGCTCCACTATTAAGCGTACCAAACAGACTTGTAAACTCACCCTCAAAGAATGCTGCGCAGGTCTCCGGGGTCCACTCTCCTCTCCAGGGCACCAGGTACTGCGCGGCCGCATAAGTAACCTTGCCGTATGCTCCGCTGACCAGCTTCAGCTCGTAGCGCCCATGATCGAGCACTCGGGTAATTCGGTAAGGTCCACGCATTCCTGGATCCAACTTGCCCTGTGACTGGGAGTACTTGATCACAAATACGAGATCATTAAATTTATAGATGCGGGGAGGCTCACGATCTTCGTTCACCCGTCGATCTTGTTCGGCTTGATTTCGTGTCAACCGTTCGGTCGTCCTCTGTCTTCGTAATTCGCGTAATGACTCACGATTGTCAGTAGAATTTTCTAAAGCCACATCGCGTATTAACGAGCGGACTACCGGTAATGCATTTTCGGACCCGATCAACAAGTTTAAGGGAGAATACTGCGTTGTCTTTTGTTTtgtgatatttaaaattaattgcagTCGCCACAACTCCTCAGCCCATTCACTTTTCTTTTGATTTGACTCGATACGAAGCATATTGAGAATCGTGCGGAGGCCTGGCCATTAGCTTGATGCATCTCAGGAGTGATGTGATGCACTCGGCATCCTAACTCATTAAGAAAAGATAAAAAACTCGAAGCCTCAAACATTCTACCTCTATCACAAATT
Coding sequences:
- the LOC121729036 gene encoding protein PTCD3 homolog, mitochondrial-like, yielding MCLKGATSITHYNLVCPENTIYSHIDNQCTNVTSYQCYTNYTCSGVGNIVNDLDENCFTYISCVQDLSKIVSARLSKLACLCRSLSTIEGQKLPQVGKSSDGITPPPRIPRGPTDILQALASTVGTDPTAAHYKYHDDPYLIPLSNFRKRSYALSAEAGRKAAAWVRDEHAELFTTREWDPPMKMKTEYYNADPQIDMYAPRPIYNDESKVTEEDLKYTINNALLEDAIKVFHLLGGVEGVNDELKLSSSVSVFL
- the LOC121729037 gene encoding uncharacterized protein LOC121729037 — translated: MLRIESNQKKSEWAEELWRLQLILNITKQKTTQYSPLNLLIGSENALPVVRSLIRDVALENSTDNRESLRELRRQRTTERLTRNQAEQDRRVNEDREPPRIYKFNDLVFVIKYSQSQGKLDPGMRGPYRITRVLDHGRYELKLVSGAYGKVTYAAAQYLVPWRGEWTPETCAAFFEGEENDDVSADAVTAQSDPTQEQPGPSSKPDEDVRLSGEAVLAATPEADSPSHPPTSQSV